One Deltaproteobacteria bacterium DNA window includes the following coding sequences:
- a CDS encoding rhodanese-like domain-containing protein — MTGILIGILILGLSGNGLAAWGSKELDTEKIAVNFAKEVARGGYKFVSTEELKGWIDQKKELLIVDTMPYEDSYKKQHVPGAVQIEFPITEMNQLDEKKKAELEKLLGPNKDRLIVFYCGFTKCTRSHNGAMWAVKLGYKNVYRYPGGIKAWDEADYPVGKVK; from the coding sequence ATGACCGGGATATTGATTGGAATCCTTATTCTGGGTTTATCGGGTAATGGCCTGGCCGCCTGGGGGAGCAAAGAACTGGATACAGAGAAGATTGCCGTAAATTTTGCCAAAGAAGTCGCCCGGGGAGGCTATAAGTTTGTCTCCACAGAAGAGCTTAAGGGTTGGATCGATCAGAAAAAAGAACTGTTGATCGTCGATACCATGCCTTATGAAGACAGCTATAAAAAACAACATGTCCCGGGAGCGGTACAAATAGAATTTCCTATTACGGAAATGAATCAATTAGATGAAAAGAAAAAGGCCGAATTGGAAAAGCTGCTCGGGCCAAACAAGGATCGCCTGATCGTTTTCTACTGCGGCTTCACCAAATGTACCCGCAGCCACAATGGGGCCATGTGGGCGGTAAAGTTGGGTTATAAGAATGTGTACCGCTATCCCGGCGGCATCAAGGCCTGGGATGAGGCCGATTATCCGGTGGGAAAAGTGAAATAG
- a CDS encoding (Fe-S)-binding protein: protein MNEQIKEKCIECSLCQKECRFLQKHGNPKAIADGVHSADGKGLDIAFECSLCGLCGAVCPVGLEPSRLFQEMRREAVHPGRGEFPEHKALLQYEKRGTSKRYTWYGLPLGCDTVLFPGCNLPGTRPETVINLFEHLRQSNPSLGVVLDCCAKPSLDLGRQDYFQTIFGEMAAYLLDLGIRNIWVACPNCYKVFREYGGELKVKTVYEVLAENGLPKTGNVSGNVTIHDPCVVRYEAPIHDDVRSLVGRKGLTIEEMAHTRQTTLCCGEGGAVGFLSPALAKSWSALRKEEARGRRMITYCAGCVNHLNPISPTSHILDLLFQPEVTLAGKIKSSRPPMTYWNRIRLKRWFKKNVNAAVTRERVFQKE, encoded by the coding sequence ATGAACGAACAGATTAAAGAGAAATGCATCGAATGCTCTCTTTGTCAGAAGGAATGCCGCTTTCTGCAAAAGCATGGCAATCCCAAAGCCATTGCCGATGGGGTTCATTCGGCAGACGGAAAAGGGCTGGATATAGCCTTTGAATGCAGCCTGTGCGGGTTGTGCGGGGCCGTTTGTCCAGTCGGACTCGAACCCTCCCGGTTGTTTCAAGAGATGCGCCGGGAAGCGGTGCACCCGGGCAGAGGAGAATTCCCGGAACACAAGGCTTTGCTGCAATATGAAAAACGGGGGACCTCAAAAAGGTACACCTGGTACGGTCTGCCCCTGGGTTGCGATACGGTATTGTTCCCCGGATGTAACTTGCCCGGAACCAGACCGGAGACGGTGATCAACCTTTTTGAGCATTTGAGGCAAAGCAATCCCAGCCTGGGGGTTGTTCTGGACTGCTGCGCCAAGCCCTCCCTGGATTTGGGTAGACAGGACTATTTTCAGACTATATTCGGGGAAATGGCCGCCTATTTGCTTGATCTGGGAATTCGAAATATTTGGGTGGCCTGTCCCAACTGTTATAAGGTTTTCAGGGAGTATGGGGGAGAGTTGAAAGTGAAAACCGTTTACGAAGTTTTAGCGGAAAATGGGTTACCGAAAACGGGAAATGTTTCAGGCAATGTTACCATTCATGATCCCTGTGTGGTTCGATATGAAGCCCCTATACATGATGATGTTAGAAGTCTGGTAGGAAGAAAAGGCTTGACCATTGAGGAAATGGCCCACACGCGGCAAACCACCCTGTGCTGCGGGGAAGGCGGGGCGGTCGGTTTTTTGTCCCCGGCCCTGGCAAAAAGCTGGTCGGCCCTGAGAAAGGAAGAGGCCCGGGGCCGGAGGATGATCACCTACTGTGCCGGTTGCGTCAATCATTTAAATCCCATCTCTCCGACCAGCCATATCCTGGATCTTCTATTTCAACCCGAAGTCACTTTAGCCGGAAAGATAAAGTCTTCTCGTCCTCCCATGACCTACTGGAATCGGATACGGTTGAAACGCTGGTTTAAGAAAAATGTAAATGCGGCTGTCACTCGTGAAAGGGTTTTTCAAAAGGAATGA
- a CDS encoding DUF3786 domain-containing protein, producing the protein MTQFSSHLSVLNRLPKTNCRECRQASCLAFSVAVFQGKKTLADCPYLEGDGTIEARKGSGEASQIERDMEKALNNLQQRIRAINLADAAKRCGALYHQGKLTLTCLGKPFSVDAAGVISSGCHVNQWVSIPILNYVLDCTGRQPRGEWIPLRETRGGADWWRLFGQRCEKPLKRVIDEYTELLELLVEIFAGEPAPDRFNSDIAVVIHPLPLLPILLCYWKSEDSMDSSLHLFFDVTAEENLRIDSIYSLCVGLVTMFEKIALTHGR; encoded by the coding sequence ATGACGCAGTTCTCAAGTCATCTGAGTGTATTGAACCGGCTTCCCAAAACCAACTGCCGGGAATGCCGTCAGGCCAGTTGCCTGGCCTTTTCGGTGGCCGTATTCCAGGGTAAAAAAACACTCGCCGATTGCCCCTATCTTGAAGGGGATGGCACGATAGAGGCCCGGAAGGGTTCAGGGGAAGCCAGCCAGATCGAGAGGGATATGGAGAAAGCATTGAATAACCTGCAACAACGTATCCGGGCGATCAACCTGGCCGACGCCGCAAAGCGGTGCGGCGCCCTGTACCACCAGGGGAAATTGACGCTAACCTGTTTAGGCAAGCCTTTCAGCGTGGATGCCGCAGGTGTCATCTCTTCCGGTTGCCATGTAAACCAGTGGGTTTCCATCCCCATATTGAACTATGTCCTGGATTGCACCGGACGTCAGCCCCGTGGGGAGTGGATTCCGCTCCGGGAAACCCGGGGCGGAGCGGACTGGTGGCGTCTTTTCGGGCAGCGTTGTGAGAAACCCTTAAAAAGAGTCATCGACGAATACACCGAACTCCTGGAACTGCTGGTCGAAATTTTCGCCGGGGAACCCGCACCGGACCGTTTCAATTCGGATATCGCCGTAGTCATCCATCCCCTCCCCCTTCTACCCATTCTATTATGTTACTGGAAAAGCGAGGACAGTATGGATTCTTCCCTGCACCTGTTCTTTGACGTCACCGCAGAAGAGAATCTCCGAATCGATTCGATCTATTCGCTCTGCGTGGGGCTGGTGACCATGTTTGAGAAAATCGCCTTGACTCACGGCAGGTAG
- a CDS encoding helix-turn-helix transcriptional regulator: MAFAAALRQGKSVPELCPGFSAPIYENAVYPVFDRDGGLASTITIEIDPAKRHQAIGGISGPIAPSSSPNSSSGTGKEPPREQEPAIGQPPLTGREIQVLRLVAEGATNIAISELLTISPHTVKSHVIHIFNKLGVNDRTQAAVWAARHRLI, from the coding sequence TTGGCCTTTGCCGCGGCTTTACGCCAGGGAAAGAGCGTGCCCGAACTTTGCCCGGGATTTTCCGCCCCCATCTACGAAAATGCCGTCTATCCGGTTTTCGATCGGGACGGCGGTCTGGCCTCCACCATCACCATCGAAATCGATCCGGCCAAACGACACCAGGCCATTGGCGGGATCTCCGGACCGATTGCCCCTTCCTCGTCCCCCAACTCATCGTCAGGGACGGGTAAAGAACCCCCACGGGAACAGGAACCAGCGATCGGCCAGCCTCCTTTGACGGGGCGGGAAATCCAGGTCCTTCGTTTGGTTGCCGAAGGGGCAACCAATATCGCTATTTCCGAACTTTTGACCATCAGCCCCCACACCGTAAAAAGTCATGTCATCCATATCTTCAATAAGCTTGGGGTAAATGATCGCACCCAGGCGGCCGTCTGGGCGGCCCGACACCGACTCATCTGA